The stretch of DNA TGTAAAAAAAAGGagtttttaaacatgtttattttctatgcacttttttttatttaagtgaTAGTTTAATTAATAAACATGTCAAGTTTATTGCTGCACATGGTTAAGCTTCCTTTTGGCTTTGGTTGGAGAGGGTGGAGAAAAGCGGGAGGGGCATGGCCTGTGACCTGGTCACAAAGTACCTTCCACAGTCCTTTACTTTAAGGTGGCATCACTAAATTATTCCCTGTAGCCCACCTTCAGGTCCACTCCACACTGGCTCTCTTgactattttcttcctttattcatcAGTGATGTATGTTCAGGACCTAATTAATTGTGGATATGAGGCAGGGTCAAGAGGACAAAGGAACAGGGCCTTTACCTTCTACATAGCTCCCCTGTTTCATCCAAGGAGGTTAAGTATTGATTTTTATCGGTTTTCTCAACTGTGAATATAATAAACTGAAAGCATTTCAGGGAGAAGCTGGAGAACACCTTCTCTAGCTGCACTCCACCTTAAGGCTGAAGCTGGATTTGTTTACTGTTTCTCCTGGGGGCAGGGGCAGTTGAGAAATAACCAAGTAGTCTGCCAAGCCAGGGTCAACCCTCCAGGCCACAGGTTGAGCAAATGCTACAGCCATGGACAGGGAGACACTCCTCACGAAGGGGTGGTCCTCATCCTTTCAGATCAACTTCCTGCTGGAGGCTCCACCCTCACCAcgtccctccctcttctctcatcTGGAGTCACCTTTTGGGATTTTGGAGTTGAGCACCATGGGGACTCCAAATGATCAGGCAGTGCTGCAGGCCATCTTCAACCCTGACACCCCATTTGGAGACATTGTTGGATTGGACCTCGGAGAGGAAGCAGAAAAGGAAGAACGAGAAGAAGGTGGGCATTTGATCTGGAGTGTAGCTCTGCACATAGGCTGGCCTGCTGGCCTCCCGAGGTAGCAGAGAGGGAGGTGGTTTTATAAGGCCCCTTGTTCCATGATTATGATTGAGATTGGAATCAGAGAGGTTGGCTGCTCCTTAGCGCACTGATGGGGGTTTGGTAAGAGATGTCCTGCCAAGAGGAGTAAGCTGGGGTTTGTCTCTCGATCCATCAGCTCTCATGCCTCTGAACTTACCACTTAATTGACTGTATGATCCAAGCTTAACTGCCAGGTGATGTTAAACTCTCACATTTTTGTCATAACAGAGAATACCACCACCAGAACAGAAGACTGAAATAAGGCAGGGCATGGTTGCTCAGTTGAGTGGTTCCAATATAGCAAGCACAACCAGTAACCGTTAAACACTGTCACAAGCCAAGCTCCAAACTAACTCTTCCGCAGTGAGTGCGTTCACTGGCTTTTCCATTAATCCCTAATGAAGGAGTTTTTGATCCTTTGTTTCTAGAGGAGTAAAGCCTACACCTTACTAACTCAGGCCGAAACACAGAGGGATACGTCAGAAGTGATGTTCATGATCTGGGAATGTCATGGTGGCCTTTGCATAAGAGGCGGTGTAGTAGAGTAAAATGCAGACAGGAGCCAGaatgacctgggttcaaatccaagctCTGCAACGTATGGCCTGTTGAGGCCATACACAAAGAACTTGAGCAACTTCTTTAACAGATTGAGGAGTCTGGGCTTCATTCTCTTGGCAATGGGGAACCAACCAAGGCCCCTTCCCAGGTCTCTTGGAACTCAGGCAATGCTAGCTCCCAGCCTTAGTGACCTCATCTCCCCCTACCCCAAACACTGCAACTGACCCCTGCTGTGACCCATACCCAGTCAGCTCTGGCTCAGATCTCAGAATTCCAAAGCCTGAGGTGGCTTTTTCTTCTTGCTACCAACTGCACACCTGGCTTCTCCTGGCTCCTTCCCTGGCCCAGATGAAGTTTTCCCTCAAGCACAGCTGGAACAGTCCAAGGCCCTGGAGCTGCAGGGGGTGATGGCAGCAGAGGCTGGGGACCTCAGCACAGCCCTGGAGAGGTTTGGCCAAGCCATCTGCCTGCTGCCTGAGAGGGCTTCAGCCTACAACAACCGTGCCCAGGCCCGGCGACTCCAGGGAGACGTGGCAGGTAAGGGGAGATGCCCTGTATCCTCTGCAAAAGGGCCCACGGGAGGGCACAGACCAGAACTGAAGTGGCTGTGCGGCTGGGGTGGCCTTGCTAAACCCCTGTGGAGCCTGTCTTCTTACCTATAAGGTAGGAGTAGTATCAGGGGACCTGCTAATATCATGGGGTTAATGTGAAATTCAGAAGAGACTGCATTCCATTGATTAAGGAACAGTTAATGAGAGCCTACTATGTGGCAGTAGGCTGGTGCTGAGGACACTGAGATAAAAGGTATATGGATCACCAACATTTATATAGCAGtcactatgtaccaggcattaaTCACTTTACATACAAACTAGTAaatcaatcctcacaacaaccctaaaaAGTATGTACTATTGTTATCCCcagtttatagatgaagaaactgaagcatgaagaggctaagtaacttgcccactATCATACAGTCAggcagcagcagagctgggatgtCAACCAGGTGGTAGGGCTCGAGTGTGTGCTCTTAATCCCCACATGATACTGCTCCTCGAAAAGCTCCCAGTCCAGGAGGCAGGGCAGACACATAATTCTGAGACCAGCAAAACAAGTTCGAGAGGGGTCAGCGTGGGACCTGTTCCTGAAGGGCGAGTTTTGAAGGATGAGTGGGAGTTAGTTGGTGGGTGGAGAAGGTACAGTCTGTAGAGGTCCAAAACTCCTGCTGCATTCAGGTTATTCTAATTAAGTGAAGACAATGGGACCATGCTGGGGACCAAAGATGAGGCTAATGTGAAGGTATAAACCACGGAAACCTAGTACTACTTGACTGTTAGGAGCAGTGGTGACACAGGTGCTCCCAGAACCAGCAATGCCAGGCTAGGGAGTTTTGAGTCCACTCCAGGAACAATGGGAACCTCCCAGGAGCCCCTTATCCAGGCTTATCTGCCCCAGATCACTGGAGACAGCCTGCAGACCAAAACCCCAGAGAGATGCAGTGGTGATTCCAACTGGAGATTCCTCCAGACCAGCTCCTCCGAGGGAAACCAAGGAGTACTGCATTCTGAGCGCTTCTCCGGAGGCTCAGGCTCTTTGGGGGACTAGAGAACATGAGTGAATTGAAGCAGAGCCCGAAAGAAGCCAGCCTGGTGGACTTTAAGAAGGTGGCTGGCTGCCTGAAGTTCTGAGTTCAGAGTTCTGAGGCCCAACCCAAGTATTTTAtgagaataataacaataaaaatggtGCAGGCCAGCTCTGGCTCCAGGACCAAGGAAATTAGATACATGGAGATAACCAAAGAATGATGAAAGGCAATCAGTCCAGGATACAGGGGAGAGAGAAGGTGTTCTAAAGAAagcaatggaaaagagaaaacggccctcaaaaggaaaacaatgagaAACTGTCTTGATTGTACTTGTAAGAAATGATTGTGcggttaatattattttttgaacCCTGACATTCAGAGTCAGtcacctggcacatagtggatGCTTAATAACAGGTGTGGAATAAATTGGCTGCTACTTGCCCGGGCAGTGGGCCAGACTCATAAACATAGTGGCCATTCAGAATCCTGCAACGTTCATGTTTTCGTGTATTAGCGGTGGAAAATAATAGGAACAAGGCGAGACCTGGACttcagtcccagctctgccactaagtGGCTTGGCTGTAGAGCTTAACTCTTCCACAGTCTTCATCTGTGTAATGGGAATAACGATCCGTACCTCTAGCAGGTGCGAGGCGGGTTGTAAATGGCCACGCCCGGGAGCCGCAAGAACCACGGTGATCCGCGCGGCCGCAGGTGGGCTGGGGCTCGGGCAAGGCCGCCCTGGCCTCCGCTGACCCCCGCCCCGCCCGTCTCGTCGGTCCCGCAGGCGCCCTGGAGGATCTGGAACGCGCGGTGGAGCTGAGCGGCGGCCGGGGCCGCGCCGCCCGCCAGAGCTTTGTGCAGCGCGGACTCCTGGCGCGGCTGCAGGGCCGAGACGACGACGCCCGCAGGGACTTCGAGAGGGCGGCACGGCTGGGCAGCCCCTTCGCGCGGCGCCAGCTGGTGCTGCTCAACCCCTACGCCGCGCTGTGCAACCGCATGCTGGCCGACATGATGGGGCAGCTGCGCCGCCCCCGTGACAGCCGCTGAGCGCCGCGGACCCGGGCGTCCGCGGGCGAGGGGACGGGACTGGGCCCTGAACCAATAAAGCCGTCGGGCCTCACCGACTCCGCCTGCTCCTGCGTCCTGCCCGCGCCCGGAGAGAAGGGCACTCGGGGGTACTCGGCGCGGGCTGGGGACCAGCCGGGGGGTGGTGAGCCGCGGCCGCCCACCTGCCGGGTAAGGGCCCCTCGGGCCCGTGGTCGGGCATCGATTGGCCCCGCCTGGCGCAGCCCCCGCCCCTGCAGCGGACTGCGGTGCTCATCAGACCTGAGCAGTTGCTCCGGCGGCGCTCGGGGAGGGAGCCAGGTGAGCCGCCCCggtggcggggggcgggggcgggatGCTCGGCGACCCCACCCTCCGACCCTCTCCTCTTCCGCCGACATCCACCGGAGCCACCAACATCAGGAAAGGGGGCGTAGGGCGAGGGATGGGAGAGAGAACAGGGCAGGAGAGAGGATGGGAacagggcaggagagagaatagGATTAGGAGAAAGGCGATCCCTTTGGGGGAGGGGCGCGTGgagtatgtgtgtgagtgtgcgtgtgtgcaagGTGTGGTTGCACGGATGCTCGTTGCTTCTGCGTATCTGCGGGTGTGTGCCTCTTTGTATTGTAGCCTGGAGTCAGTGCTCGCTTCTGCGCCTGCAGGATGTCCATGTGTCTGCTGGGTGGGTCTGTGCCTTTGGGCTTTGCCGTTCGTGTCCGTGCCTTCGCCACTGGGGGCTGGTCTACATTTGCGTTTCCGTACATGGTTCTTTTTGTTTCTGGAGAGTAAATTCCTGGAGCAATTGCTAGGCCTGCCTGCTGTCACCTGGCTGACAGGCCCGCCCCCTTCTCTCAGCAGCCTAGGGCCTAGGCCCGGGCCACCATGGCGCTGCCTCCAGGCCCAGCCGCCCTCCGGCACACACTGCTGCTCCTGCCAGCCCTTCTGAGCTCAGGTACACCCCTGTTCAGTCGTTGACCAAGTCCTTCTGGGTTCCAAAGCCCCCTCTCTCCCCTGTCTGCACTTCTGTTTGGGTACCCACTCCAGGCCCCAAGCCCTGGAGTCCCTGTCCCCTTCACCCACCTACCCTAGGTCCAACCAGCCAGTCCCTGGTGAGAGGACTCAGGTGCCCTTTCCTTTGGCCTGCTGCTCTTCTCACTGGGCCAATTCCTGGTCACAGCACAGTACCAACCGTGCCTGAGCCCTTCCCAGAGGCCTCCTGCTGTGTTCCAGGTTGGGGGGAGTTGGAGCCACAAATAGATGGTCAGACCTGGGCTGAGCGGGCACTTCGGGAGAATGAACGCCACGCCTTCACCTGCCGGGTGGCAGGGGGGCCTGGCACCCCCAGATTGGCCTGGTATCTGGATGGACAGCTGCAGGAGGCCAGCACCTCAAGACTGCTGAGCGTGGGAGGGGAGGCCTTCTCTGGAGGCACCAGCACCTTCACTGTCACTGCCCATCGGGCCCAGCATGAGCTCAACTGCTCTCTGCAGGACCCCAGAAGTGGCCGATCAGCCAACGCCTCTGTCATCCTTAATGTGCAATGTGAGTGGCCCTGAGGTGGGCAGGGAGATAGGTTCTTTGCCCAGGGACCCCCAGCACCCACCAGGCAGGTGGTCCGCAGGACATTTAGCAGACACTTAAGCACTTTGCAAATATGAACTCATTTGATCCTCTGAGTAACCCCATGAGGTCATTACTATTGTCGtcaccattttacaaataagaaaactgaggcagaaagaggTAAGCAATCTGCCCAGGGTGATGATCCCGCTGGTAagaagcagagccaggattcacaTCTGGGCATTTGGCTCTAGTATTTACACTCATAATCACTCCGAAATGCTGCCTCTCTGGCAGACCCAGCCATCCTGTTCCTCAGCATCCCCTCTGAGGAGAGGCCCAGGCCCCTGGCTCCCATCTGGGTTTGGGAAGAAAGGGCTAGAAGTATGAGGGGCTGTGGTGAGAGCATATTGGCCTCTGCTTTGTACCAGTCAAGCCAGAGATTGCCCAAGTCGGCGCCAAGTACCAGGAAGCTCAGGGCCCAGGCCTCCTGGTTGTCCTGTTTGCCCTGGTGCGTGCCAACCCGCCGGCCAATGTCACCTGGATCGACCAGGATGGGCCAGTGACTGTCAACACCTCTGACTTCCTGGTGCTGGATGCGCAGAACTACCCCTGGCTCACCAACCACACGGTGCAGCTGCAGCTCCGCAGCCTGGCACACAACCTCTCGGTGGTGGCCACCAATGACGTGGGTGTCACCAGTGCGTCGCTTCCAGCCCCAGGTGAGCATGGCCAGCAAGCGGCCCTGCAAAGCTTCAGGTGGGCTCAGGGGTCCCGTCCCCATACAGAAATGGGAATACTTGTTGCCCTGTGGTTGGGTCTTGTGGATGAACTGTCCCCAGCCACCCTGGGCAAGGAGGGCAGAGTAGTACCTATGGCATGTTGGGGCTGGGGCACTACCCACTTGGGACCTGACACAGAGGACATCCTCCAGGGCTTCTGGCTACCCGGGTGGAAGTGCCACTGCTGGGCATTGTTGTGGCTGCTGGGCTTGCACTGGGCACCCTCGTGGGGTTCAGCACCTTGGTGGCCTGCCTGGTctgcagaaaagagaagaaaaccaaaGGTAGGCCAGGGACACTGGGGGCAGTGTGGATGAGGTCAGGCTGAGCAGCAGCCAAGACAGCAAGTGCAGCTGGGCAGAACCAGTCATCTCTGACGGTGGCAGAGCACTTCCAGGGGGTGGCCATGGGTACGGTGACATGCATCCCAGGTAGCAGGGTCAAGCACTGGGAACCCAGTCTCTGGccccagggccaggcctgggcatTTGAGAGACCCCTTGCCTGAGGGTCCTGGGTCTGAAAGGGTAGGACAGCCCAGCGTGGGAGGGCACACTGAGAATTAGGGACATGGTTTCTTTCTCCACAGGCCCCTCCCGGCACCCATCTCTGATATCAAGGTAACTCTTCCTTGGGCTGGGTGGACAAGCCTAACCGAAATGCAGGATGGGGACAGGAGGGAGCCTGGGGTTTCTGGTAGAGGCAGCCATGAGTGCCTGTGCCGGGACTCATATCCATCCCGAACTTTGTCCTCCCTGTAGTGACTCCAACAACCTAAAACTCAACAACGTGCGCCTGCCACGGGAGAACATGTCCCTCCCGTCCAACCTTCAGCTCAATGACCTCACTCCAGATTCCAGAGGTATATCTAGGGCCCTGCTCTTTGCCCCTGCTTAATCTCCAGAAGTGCTTCTGAGAAAAAGAACTTGGTGCTTGGGAGGGGCGAGGCCTCATCAGGCACACTCCTCGTCCTGAACACTGCCCTCTTTGTCAACCAGCAGTGAAACCAGCAGACCGGCAGATGGCTCAGAACAACAGCCGGCCAGAGCTTCTGGACCCGGAGCCCGGCGGCCTCCTCACCAGCCAAGGTACTGGGGAAGGGGCCTGCcaccctcctcctctgccccccaGCCCTGTGCTTATGCCAGAGGCCTCCAagtgcccaggaggcagagagagctcTCCAAATTCCAAGGAACAAGCGTTACTGAGTCCCCGCGGGCTTCTTTGATCCCGCAGGTTTCATCCGCCTCCCAGTGCTGGGCTATATCTATCGAGTGTCCAGCGTGAGCAGTGATGAGATCTGGCTCTGAGCCGAGGGCGAGACAGGAGTATTCTCTTGGCCTCTGGACACCCTCCCGTTCCTCCAAGGCATCCTCTACCTAGCTAGGTCACCAACGTGAAGAAGTTATGCCACTGCCACTTTTGCTTGCCCTCCTGGCTGGGGTGCCCTCCATGTCATGCACGTGATGCATTTCACTGGGCTGTAACCCGCAGGGGCACAGGTATCTTTGGCAAGGCTACCAGTTGGACGTAAGCCCCTCATGCTGACTCAGGGTGGGCCCTGCATGTGATGACTGGGCCCTTCCAGAGGGAGCTCTTTGGCCAGGGGTGTTCAGATGTCATCCAGCATCCAAGTGTGGCATGGCCTGCTGTATACCCCACCCCAGTACTCCACAGCACCTTGTACAGTAGGCATGGGGGCGTGCCTGTGTGGGGGACAGGGAGGGCCCTGCATGGATTTTCCTCCTTCCTATGCTATGTAGCCTTGTTCCCTCAGGTAAAATTTAGGACCCTGCTAGCTGTGCAGAACCCAATTGCCCTTTGCACAGAAACCAACCCCTGACCCAGCGGTACCGGCCAAGCACAAACGTCCTTTTTGCTGCACACGTCTCTGCCCTTCACTTCTTCTCTTCTGTCCCCACCTCCTCTTGGGAATTCTAGGTTACACGTTGGACCTTCTCTACTACTTCACTGGGCACTAGACTTTTCTATTGGCCTGTGCCATCGCCCAGTATTAGCACAAGTtagggaggaagaggcaggcgaTGAGTCTAGTAGCACCCAGGACGGCTTGTAGCTATGCATCATTTTCCTACGGCGTTAGCACTTTAAGCACATCCCCTAGGGGAGGGGGTGAGTGAGGGGCCCAGAGCCCTCTTTGTGGCTTCCCCACGTTTGGCCTTCTGGGATTCACTGTGAGTGTCCTGAGCTCTCGGGGTTGATGGTTTTTCTCTCAGCATGTCTCCTCCACCACGGGACCCCAGCCCTGACCAACCCATGGTTGCCTCATCAGCAGGAAGGTGCCCTTCCTGGAGGATGGTCGCCACAGGCACATAATTCAACAGTGTGGAAGCTTTAGGGGAACATGGAGAAAGAAGGAGACCACATACCCCAAAGTGACCTAAGAACACTTTAAAAAGCAACATGTAAATGATTGGAAATTAATATAGTACAGAATATATTTTTCCCTTGTTGAGATCTTCTTTTGTAATGTTTTTCATGTTACTGCCTAGGGCGGTGCTGAGCACACAGCAAGTTTAATAAACTTGACTGAATTCATTTACATATCTCTGCTTCATTTCTTCTattaatatgtttttgtttttgttttattttgtttcgtttgagatggagtctcactctgtcgcccaggctggagtgcagcggcgcgatcttggctcactgcaacctccgcctcccagattcaaacgattctcctgcctcagcctcccaagtagctgggactgtagacgcctaccaccacgcccatctaatttttatatttttagtagagatggggttttaccatgttggccagactggtctcgaactcctgacctcaagtgatctgcccacctcggcctcccaaagtgctgggagtacaggtgtgagccaccacacccagccttctaatatgcttttcttttcttttttttttttgagacagagttttgctcatgttgcccaggctggagtgcaatggcgtgatctcggctcaccgcaacctctgcctcctgggttcaagtgattctcctgcctcagccttccaagtagctgggattacaggcatgcaccaccatgcccagctaattttgtatttttagtagagatggggtttctccatgttggtcaggctggtcttgaactcccgacctcaggtgatccacccgcctcagcctcccaaagtgctgggattacaggcatgagccacactgcgcccggcctaatatgttttttaaatgaagttttccAGTCTCACAGTGGAAAAAATATAGCAAGCACCTGTATACCCACCACTCAACTCTGACATTACCAAATgtgcttcagaaaaataaataatatttctttaattatagTGTTCCCAATGGCCGGATTGGCATTTTCTATTTCAGGGGCTCTTGGCTATAACTAGCATCTGATTCTCACTTGGTCCTCACTCAGCTGCTTCTTCCCACCTCAGGACTGGGCTAAAGTATGCTGAGCCCCTTTGTCCTGCCCTTGGGAACA from Homo sapiens chromosome 11, GRCh38.p14 Primary Assembly encodes:
- the TMEM25 gene encoding transmembrane protein 25 isoform X16, with product MALPPGPAALRHTLLLLPALLSSGGPGTPRLAWYLDGQLQEASTSRLLSVGGEAFSGGTSTFTVTAHRAQHELNCSLQDPRSGRSANASVILNVQFKPEIAQVGAKYQEAQGPGLLVVLFALVRANPPANVTWIDQDGPVTVNTSDFLVLDAQNYPWLTNHTVQLQLRSLAHNLSVVATNDVGVTSASLPAPGPSRHPSLISSDSNNLKLNNVRLPRENMSLPSNLQLNDLTPDSRAVKPADRQMAQNNSRPELLDPEPGGLLTSQGFIRLPVLGYIYRVSSVSSDEIWL
- the TMEM25 gene encoding transmembrane protein 25 isoform X17, coding for MALPPGPAALRHTLLLLPALLSSGGPGTPRLAWYLDGQLQEASTSRLLSVGGEAFSGGTSTFTVTAHRAQHELNCSLQDPRSGRSANASVILNVQFKPEIAQVGAKYQEAQGPGLLVVLFALVRANPPANVTWIDQDGPVTVNTSDFLVLDAQNYPWLTNHTVQLQLRSLAHNLSVVATNDVGVTSASLPAPGPSRHPSLISSDSNNLKLNNVRLPRENMSLPSNLQLNDLTPDSRVKPADRQMAQNNSRPELLDPEPGGLLTSQGFIRLPVLGYIYRVSSVSSDEIWL
- the TMEM25 gene encoding transmembrane protein 25 isoform X6, which codes for MALPPGPAALRHTLLLLPALLSSGWGELEPQIDGQTWAERALRENERHAFTCRVAGGPGTPRLAWYLDGQLQEASTSRLLSVGGEAFSGGTSTFTVTAHRAQHELNCSLQDPRSGRSANASVILNVQFKPEIAQVGAKYQEAQGPGLLVVLFALVRANPPANVTWIDQDGPVTVNTSDFLVLDAQNYPWLTNHTVQLQLRSLAHNLSVVATNDVGVTSASLPAPGPSRHPSLISSDSNNLKLNNVRLPRENMSLPSNLQLNDLTPDSRAVKPADRQMAQNNSRPELLDPEPGGLLTSQACLLHHGTPALTNPWLPHQQEGALPGGWSPQAHNSTVWKL
- the TMEM25 gene encoding transmembrane protein 25 isoform 2 precursor (isoform 2 precursor is encoded by transcript variant 6) → MALPPGPAALRHTLLLLPALLSSGWGELEPQIDGQTWAERALRENERHAFTCRVAGGPGTPRLAWYLDGQLQEASTSRLLSVGGEAFSGGTSTFTVTAHRAQHELNCSLQDPRSGRSANASVILNVQFKPEIAQVGAKYQEAQGPGLLVVLFALVRANPPANVTWIDQDGPVTVNTSDFLVLDAQNYPWLTNHTVQLQLRSLAHNLSVVATNDVGVTSASLPAPGPSRHPSLISSDSNNLKLNNVRLPRENMSLPSNLQLNDLTPDSRAVKPADRQMAQNNSRPELLDPEPGGLLTSQGFIRLPVLGYIYRVSSVSSDEIWL
- the TMEM25 gene encoding transmembrane protein 25 isoform X13, which gives rise to MALPPGPAALRHTLLLLPALLSSGGPGTPRLAWYLDGQLQEASTSRLLSVGGEAFSGGTSTFTVTAHRAQHELNCSLQDPRSGRSANASVILNVQFKPEIAQVGAKYQEAQGPGLLVVLFALVRANPPANVTWIDQDGPVTVNTSDFLVLDAQNYPWLTNHTVQLQLRSLAHNLSVVATNDVGVTSASLPAPGLLATRVEVPLLGIVVAAGLALGTLVGFSTLVACLVCRKEKKTKGPSRHPSLISSDSNNLKLNNVRLPRENMSLPSNLQLNDLTPDSRAVKPADRQMAQNNSRPELLDPEPGGLLTSQGFIRLPVLGYIYRVSSVSSDEIWL
- the TMEM25 gene encoding transmembrane protein 25 isoform X5; this encodes MALPPGPAALRHTLLLLPALLSSGWGELEPQIDGQTWAERALRENERHAFTCRVAGGPGTPRLAWYLDGQLQEASTSRLLSVGGEAFSGGTSTFTVTAHRAQHELNCSLQDPRSGRSANASVILNVQFKPEIAQVGAKYQEAQGPGLLVVLFALVRANPPANVTWIDQDGPVTVNTSDFLVLDAQNYPWLTNHTVQLQLRSLAHNLSVVATNDVGVTSASLPAPGLLATRVEVPLLGIVVAAGLALGTLVGFSTLVACLVCRKEKKTKGPSRHPSLISSDSNNLKLNNVRLPRENMSLPSNLQLNDLTPDSRVKPADRQMAQNNSRPELLDPEPGGLLTSQGRRNQDKDA
- the TMEM25 gene encoding transmembrane protein 25 isoform X14, with amino-acid sequence MALPPGPAALRHTLLLLPALLSSGGPGTPRLAWYLDGQLQEASTSRLLSVGGEAFSGGTSTFTVTAHRAQHELNCSLQDPRSGRSANASVILNVQFKPEIAQVGAKYQEAQGPGLLVVLFALVRANPPANVTWIDQDGPVTVNTSDFLVLDAQNYPWLTNHTVQLQLRSLAHNLSVVATNDVGVTSASLPAPGLLATRVEVPLLGIVVAAGLALGTLVGFSTLVACLVCRKEKKTKGPSRHPSLISSDSNNLKLNNVRLPRENMSLPSNLQLNDLTPDSRVKPADRQMAQNNSRPELLDPEPGGLLTSQGFIRLPVLGYIYRVSSVSSDEIWL
- the TMEM25 gene encoding transmembrane protein 25 isoform 3 precursor (isoform 3 precursor is encoded by transcript variant 3), producing the protein MALPPGPAALRHTLLLLPALLSSVKPEIAQVGAKYQEAQGPGLLVVLFALVRANPPANVTWIDQDGPVTVNTSDFLVLDAQNYPWLTNHTVQLQLRSLAHNLSVVATNDVGVTSASLPAPGPSRHPSLISSDSNNLKLNNVRLPRENMSLPSNLQLNDLTPDSRAVKPADRQMAQNNSRPELLDPEPGGLLTSQGFIRLPVLGYIYRVSSVSSDEIWL